A portion of the Corynebacterium occultum genome contains these proteins:
- a CDS encoding alpha/beta hydrolase encodes MSFDEATSSFLTAAAENAGDRPLWEMSAPEAREATSGLDELYGPGPEMDKARDYQVTGEDGGEFTVRVLLPSPSPTAVVVYYHGGGWVLENLTGYDTLGRQLAEKSGAAVVLVEYRKAPEHPFPIPVGDAWAGLKWAEENVAKQGGQFLPLMVAGDSAGANLAAVVAQRARDEDSSMLQAQILVCPVTDADFTRGSYLAAENQTLVSLDAMQWFWDQYAPDVTDRSNPAATPLNAQSLAGLPPALVITAEHDVLRDEGEAYADALQEAGVEVEHHRWEGQMHTFFSMVNVLPGSAEAIDLVTKRIKNFAGNAAAKPVRVTIAT; translated from the coding sequence ATGTCATTTGATGAAGCGACGAGCAGCTTTCTTACCGCCGCAGCGGAAAACGCCGGCGATCGCCCGCTCTGGGAGATGTCCGCCCCCGAAGCACGCGAAGCCACATCCGGTCTGGATGAGTTGTACGGCCCCGGCCCAGAAATGGACAAGGCGCGTGACTATCAGGTCACGGGTGAGGACGGCGGGGAATTTACCGTTCGCGTCCTACTTCCTTCCCCTTCCCCCACCGCCGTAGTTGTTTACTACCACGGTGGAGGATGGGTACTGGAAAATCTCACGGGTTACGACACCCTCGGACGGCAACTCGCCGAGAAGTCCGGTGCGGCTGTGGTGTTGGTGGAGTACCGCAAGGCCCCAGAACACCCTTTCCCCATCCCCGTTGGAGATGCGTGGGCTGGCTTGAAATGGGCGGAGGAAAATGTCGCGAAACAGGGCGGGCAGTTCCTTCCTCTCATGGTCGCCGGCGACAGTGCCGGAGCAAACCTAGCCGCTGTCGTTGCTCAGCGAGCTCGTGATGAAGACTCGTCCATGCTGCAGGCACAGATTCTGGTCTGCCCGGTCACCGACGCTGATTTCACCCGCGGCTCCTACCTCGCCGCGGAAAACCAGACGCTGGTCTCCCTCGACGCAATGCAGTGGTTCTGGGATCAGTACGCTCCGGATGTCACTGATCGAAGTAACCCGGCAGCGACCCCGCTCAACGCCCAGTCGTTGGCCGGTCTTCCCCCAGCATTAGTCATCACTGCTGAACACGATGTGCTTCGTGACGAGGGTGAAGCCTACGCGGATGCCCTGCAGGAAGCCGGCGTCGAGGTGGAACATCACCGGTGGGAAGGCCAAATGCACACCTTCTTTTCCATGGTTAACGTCCTACCGGGCAGCGCCGAAGCCATTGATCTGGTCACGAAGCGAATTAAAAACTTTGCAGGAAATGCTGCTGCAAAGCCGGTCCGGGTGACTATCGCGACCTAA
- a CDS encoding flavin reductase family protein, with translation MTTMTAVPTQTRSAEMSQDFRNAFRTHPAGVAIVTADPGTGPVGLTATSVSSVSADPPTIALNLSALSRSAQKIRTAEHVVVHLLGREQLDLAQLFATPGADRFGDTSLWDRLPSGEPYLLNSRVWMRGKIVGSIDVNGSTLAAIELVETHVDTSAEPTPLVYCSRTWHKLSEMSSVSPTA, from the coding sequence ATGACTACGATGACTGCGGTCCCTACCCAGACCCGCTCCGCGGAAATGTCTCAGGATTTCCGCAACGCCTTTCGAACGCACCCCGCCGGTGTCGCCATCGTCACCGCGGATCCTGGAACCGGCCCGGTCGGCCTGACCGCCACCAGCGTCAGCAGTGTCTCCGCCGATCCTCCGACGATCGCCCTCAACCTTTCCGCCCTTTCTCGTTCCGCCCAAAAGATCCGCACTGCAGAGCATGTGGTCGTCCACCTTCTCGGCAGGGAGCAACTCGACCTGGCTCAGCTGTTTGCCACACCCGGTGCCGATCGCTTCGGTGATACGTCCCTGTGGGATCGACTTCCGTCGGGCGAGCCGTACCTGCTGAATTCCCGTGTATGGATGCGTGGCAAGATCGTCGGTTCCATCGATGTCAACGGGTCCACGCTGGCAGCTATCGAACTGGTGGAAACTCATGTCGATACATCGGCAGAACCCACCCCACTGGTCTATTGCAGCCGAACATGGCACAAGCTGTCGGAAATGAGTTCCGTGTCTCCGACTGCGTGA